In the genome of Arachis hypogaea cultivar Tifrunner chromosome 9, arahy.Tifrunner.gnm2.J5K5, whole genome shotgun sequence, the window attattaatcattttactaattattttatatatattatatataccagGGCGGGTTTACCCCGGCACCCCGGCGTGGGAGCGAGTAATTACCCACTCCAAACAGATAGGGACGGAGTGGGTACCTGTGGGTTcgggtagtgttgccacccctaTGTGTGTGTGACTAATTTAGGGtataaattaagaaatttagaatattaggatttttattagaaatttttaggattaggatAAAATATACAcaagtaatataataattttataaaatatttgagataaaataataattcaaaaattaaatataatactatAAAGATTATTTTCAAAATACGTAAGATTTTGTTTATCAATATATCAATGAACTCaaataattatctttaattttaatcataaacTAAGCATactaatcacatttttataaaattaagtttaaactcaaaatattaattaccTAAATTAAATCATGacctttcattatttttctatcatcgagactttaattttaatttatataaaataattaattataataaaaattgtacttaaacattaattaacttaaactcattatttataaaaatcaatttaatcattcctaataaattaatccCTAAAagttcaaactaataaaataaaccataattcattcataataaaaattacttaaattaaattatataatacttccattactaaattttattttcaaattatatgaaataaccaattataaaaataacataagaatattaattaacttaaactccaaatattaataaaactaatttaattactcttaattgattaatttataaaataagatattcaattaataaaataaatcataactttttcagaataaaagttacttaaattacaTTGtacaattttttcttattttacaattactaaaattataaaaatattccattataataagattacttaaaaatattaattaattcaaaataaaactatctccgaatatatttaattatttttaataaaataatttcaaaaattataaagtttaaatttaataagataaaatcacaatttattcatatttagattttcaaaaaatgaGAAATGTTACAGTTCCATTGATTGTTATAAGGCACGATTGGATGCCCAAGATTGTacacaagagtatggtattgaatatgaagagacttttgctcctgtcgCTCGTCTTACGTCTGTTCGACCTTTCCTTGCCATTGCTGCGGTTAAAAAATGATCTCTCAAttagatggatgtgaagaatgcattccTTAAtgggaatttgaaaaagaaagtctaCATGAAACGTCTTCGGGGTATCCTTGTCCTTCTAGTAAAGtctgtctccttcgcaaggcactttatggacttaagcaagctcctcgtgaatgatttgacaagtttagcactaccatatgcaatcttggttttacttgcagcccacatgagaatgctctcttcattcgtaaaagtgaacgtgaaattgttcttctacttttgtatgtcgatgacatgatcattactggagtTAATGCTGATGGTATCTTTGATCTCAAGGCGTCCCTTCATCgtacttttgagatgaaagatcttggttctctcagctacTTTCTTGGTCTAGAAGTCATATCCACCGTTGATGGCATCTATATCTCTCAAGCCaaatatgcttcagatcttcttgctcgagcCAGACTTACAGATAGTCACACTGaatctactcctcttgagcccaATATTCGATTTATTCCTATGGATGACATtgttttggataatcctactctTTATCGACAGCTAGTTGGAAAACTCGTCTACTTAACTGTCACCTGACCGGACATCGCCTACCCGGTTCATGTTCTTAGCCAGTTTTTATcggctcctcgtactactcactatgtagcagttcttcgcattcttcgctacatcaaaggcaccaTATTCCATGGACTTCATTTTTCTGCCTATttatctttatcccttcaggcgtATTCAGATGTTTATTGgactggtgatcccactgattaTCGTTCCACTACtggttattatttgtttcttggaGACTCCCTCATTTTTTGGCAAGCTAAGAAGCAAACATTTACTACTcgatcaagcacagaagctgaataCCGTGCTCTTGTTGAGGGGGAATATTACGAGAATAATTAGAATcaaattagatcaattagtatcatgTGTATTTATATAgcgtatctgtatattaattgtagaatTCTATACTTTTATGACTTTGATTCTGTTAGCagctataaataccccttgtatattgtactttcATAAGACACTCAATAATACAAAAATCTTTTCTCTAGTTTAGGTCCTTgtttctaacaataataattttattaaataaaatccaactataaaataataaataatataaacaaattatttcatactattttagtaatttttaaattttataatacaaaattattttttaattaaactataaaatagataaattaatttcaCATGATTTATTAgataaacaattatatatataaaagtgtttattgaaataattttaatcttttaaaaagaatcttgttaaattttaaatgtaGTCATTTATATTTTGTTGATCTTCAAAATCTTAGACACTATTTTAGACAAACGAAAGcatctatttattataatttcagACATTATTGCAAtcctataattataaatttatagtaacttaaaaataaaaaattaatacatttaatttaaatataaatacttttatataatttatatatttaattatatatttggtCTCCTAAAATTAAcacatttaatttaaatataaatacttttacataatttatatatttaattatatatttggactcctaatttttttaagattCGTTAATTAACGTTTACAtcagtaattttattaattatttatattaaatttaataattatataataataaattctttaaaaacttttaaataaaaaaatgtttaaaatattaaaaataaattaaaatttaattcagatattaaaaattaaaataatattttatcccaTAATTTTATACGCAATGCTTACTTGATGACTGTTTCTTTATACATGTAGTATAATCC includes:
- the LOC112709447 gene encoding uncharacterized mitochondrial protein AtMg00810-like, coding for MIITGVNADGIFDLKASLHRTFEMKDLGSLSYFLGLEVISTVDGIYISQAKYASDLLARARLTDSHTESTPLEPNIRFIPMDDIVLDNPTLYRQLVGKLVYLTAYSDVYWTGDPTDYRSTTGYYLFLGDSLIFWQAKKQTFTTRSSTEAEYRALVEGEYYENN